One part of the Schistocerca piceifrons isolate TAMUIC-IGC-003096 chromosome 2, iqSchPice1.1, whole genome shotgun sequence genome encodes these proteins:
- the LOC124776622 gene encoding nucleoside diphosphate kinase 6 isoform X2, producing the protein MARREDIRDKILAKGFYVVRNKRVHLSEAQVEEFYAEHKEKFFYHRLITFMQSGPCDVYVLARKNAIQEWRKLMGPTKVYQAQYTHPDSIRGCYGLSDTRNASHGSDSPEAALKEISFFFMDIDIGKWFAEDEPLYKAGSVAFNTEEFIHTIKNEKPSCNNSYCITSYLPPMRE; encoded by the exons GATATTCGAGATAAAATATTGGCCAAAGGATTTTAtgttgtgaggaataaacgagttcaTCTAAGTGAAGCACAAGTGGAAGAATTCTATGCAGAACATAAAGAAAAATTCTTTTATCATCGCCTTATTACATTCATGCAAAG TGGTCCCTGTGATGTGTATGTTTTAGCGAGAAAGAATGCCATTCAGGAATGGAGGAAGTTAATGGGACCTACAAAAGTTTATCAAGCACAGTACACTCATCCTGACAGTATTAGGGGATGTTATGGTTTATCAGATACTCGAAATGCTTCTCATGGATCAG ACTCACCAGAAGCAGCCCTCAAGGAAATCAGTTTCTTTTTCATGGATATTGATATAGGAAAATGGTTTGCAGAAGATGAACCACTGTACAAAGCCGGATCTGTTGCATTTAACACAGAGgaatttatacatacaataaaaaatgaaaaaccatCCTGTAATAATAGCTACtgcatcacatcttacttaccacCAATGCGGGAATAG